In Burkholderia savannae, one genomic interval encodes:
- a CDS encoding collagen-like triple helix repeat-containing protein codes for MNIQTISHGTLRTTLIAATVAAMLSLSACGGSGTISKGLDGSGSGSGGGNAISTTGDGSGSGSGSGSGSGSGSGSGSGSGSGSGSGGTSGSSGSGSGGSGGAGSTGGLSGGGGSTSGGGSTSGSGSTSGGTSTSSSVNALGTVAGNAGGIISGAGSTVSGLGTVVGSQALPGVNPQTTQALGGVVQSLGGAVGALGSGVTSGIGQLGSSTNPIGTTVASTGGVVSQLGGAVTQTGNLVTSLGTGPLAPLSPLTSPLGGAVSTLGNAITAGGTTLTTALSTGPVQQLTQTVSSAITPITSMVTGATQTVGNVTGLGAPVNTLLGTIGGGLNQAGALISKTGNNPVTTGLGQTVSATGNTITSVGGLLTGGTGSTNPLAPITAAVGGLTGTLSGVSGATSGTPLAPLTNVVSTVTGALTGATGGTTGSSNPLAPVTGLVSTVTGALTGATGGTTGSSNPLAPVTGLVSTVTGALTGATGGATTSTSPLAPITNLVSTATGALSGAATAAPATSSTSTATNPVASLTAPLTGTSTGTSGTTNLLSPVTSLVGGLLGGIKK; via the coding sequence ATGAATATTCAGACCATTTCTCATGGCACGCTCCGGACGACTTTGATCGCGGCCACCGTGGCAGCCATGCTCTCCCTTTCCGCTTGCGGCGGTTCCGGCACGATCAGCAAGGGCCTCGACGGCTCGGGCTCCGGCTCCGGCGGCGGCAACGCGATTTCCACGACGGGCGACGGTTCGGGTTCGGGTTCGGGTTCGGGTTCGGGTTCGGGTTCGGGTTCGGGTTCGGGTTCGGGTTCGGGTTCGGGTTCGGGTTCGGGCGGCACGAGCGGCTCGAGCGGCTCGGGTTCCGGCGGCAGCGGCGGCGCCGGCTCGACGGGCGGCCTGTCGGGCGGCGGCGGCTCGACCTCCGGCGGCGGCTCCACGTCGGGCAGCGGTTCGACCTCGGGCGGCACGTCGACTTCGTCGAGCGTCAACGCGCTCGGCACGGTCGCCGGCAACGCGGGCGGCATCATCAGCGGCGCCGGCTCGACCGTGTCGGGCCTCGGCACCGTCGTCGGCAGCCAGGCGCTGCCCGGCGTGAACCCGCAGACGACGCAGGCGCTCGGCGGCGTCGTCCAGAGCCTCGGCGGCGCGGTCGGCGCGCTCGGCTCGGGCGTGACGAGCGGCATCGGCCAGCTCGGCTCGTCGACCAATCCGATCGGCACGACCGTCGCGAGCACGGGCGGCGTGGTCAGCCAGTTGGGCGGTGCCGTCACGCAGACGGGCAATCTCGTCACGAGCCTCGGCACGGGCCCGCTCGCGCCGCTGTCGCCCCTCACGTCGCCGCTCGGCGGCGCCGTCAGCACGCTCGGCAACGCGATCACCGCGGGCGGCACGACGCTCACCACCGCGCTGTCGACGGGCCCCGTCCAGCAACTGACGCAGACGGTCAGCTCCGCGATCACGCCGATCACGTCGATGGTCACGGGCGCGACGCAAACGGTCGGCAACGTGACGGGCCTCGGCGCGCCCGTCAACACGCTGCTCGGCACGATCGGCGGCGGCCTGAACCAGGCCGGCGCGCTGATCTCGAAGACGGGCAACAACCCGGTCACGACGGGCCTCGGCCAGACCGTGTCGGCCACCGGCAACACGATCACGTCGGTCGGCGGCCTGCTGACGGGCGGCACCGGTTCGACGAATCCGCTCGCGCCGATCACGGCCGCGGTCGGCGGCCTGACGGGCACGCTGAGCGGCGTGAGCGGCGCAACTTCGGGCACCCCGCTCGCGCCGCTCACGAACGTCGTGTCGACCGTCACGGGCGCGCTCACGGGCGCAACCGGCGGCACGACGGGCTCGAGCAACCCGCTCGCCCCCGTCACGGGCCTCGTGTCGACCGTCACCGGCGCACTCACGGGCGCAACGGGCGGCACGACGGGCTCGAGCAACCCGCTCGCCCCCGTCACGGGCCTCGTGTCGACCGTCACCGGCGCGCTCACGGGCGCAACGGGCGGCGCGACGACGTCGACGAGCCCGCTCGCCCCGATCACGAACCTCGTGTCGACCGCGACGGGCGCGCTGAGCGGCGCGGCAACGGCGGCGCCGGCGACGAGCTCGACGTCGACCGCGACGAATCCGGTCGCGAGCCTCACCGCGCCGCTGACGGGCACGAGCACCGGCACGAGCGGCACGACCAACCTGCTGTCGCCCGTTACGTCGCTCGTCGGCGGCCTGCTCGGCGGCATCAAGAAGTAA
- a CDS encoding collagen-like triple helix repeat-containing protein, translated as MNQKRFVPSFAVAAWRVPLTALAAACVLAACGGSDVTAPPSANNGGSGNNTTPTNPNNPTTTTTGTSGVVNTLGKTATDIGNTVGSTSVPGLGSGVTQGVGATVSSTGGIVNAAADAISNGLGQIGSTQNPVGTTVAGLGNVVSAASNTVQGASQTVQALGTGPLAPLSPVTTPVAGALATAANGVNAAGTMLGNALSTGPVQQITQPISSAVTPLVITAGQVTQTVGTTTGVGQPVSGLLQQVGGAISSAGTQIAGTSSQPVVGDVGQLVSTLGNTVTNAGGLVNPAAPNGAAPIPGLITSLVGGSTATVASGSGSSSGSTLGSPLNGLLSSLGGGALPTGALGGGTTSGGASNPLAPITSLASGGTGASTNPLAPVTSLLNTVTGTLSGATSSSTASGSTTGLLAPVTGALGTLGSFGK; from the coding sequence ATGAACCAGAAACGTTTCGTCCCGTCGTTCGCGGTCGCGGCCTGGCGCGTTCCGCTCACCGCGCTCGCGGCCGCGTGCGTGCTCGCCGCGTGCGGCGGCAGCGACGTCACCGCGCCGCCGTCCGCGAACAACGGCGGCAGCGGCAACAACACGACGCCGACCAACCCGAACAACCCGACGACGACCACGACCGGCACGTCCGGCGTCGTCAACACGCTCGGCAAGACCGCGACCGATATCGGCAACACGGTCGGCTCGACGAGCGTGCCGGGCCTCGGCAGCGGCGTCACGCAAGGCGTCGGCGCGACGGTGAGCAGCACGGGCGGCATCGTCAACGCCGCCGCCGACGCGATCAGCAACGGCCTCGGCCAGATCGGCTCGACGCAGAATCCGGTCGGCACGACGGTCGCGGGCCTCGGCAACGTCGTGAGCGCCGCGAGCAATACCGTGCAAGGCGCAAGCCAGACGGTGCAGGCGCTCGGCACCGGCCCGCTCGCGCCGCTCTCGCCCGTCACGACGCCCGTCGCGGGTGCGCTCGCGACGGCGGCGAACGGCGTGAACGCGGCCGGCACGATGCTCGGCAACGCGCTGTCGACGGGCCCGGTCCAGCAGATCACGCAACCGATCAGCTCGGCGGTCACGCCGCTCGTCATCACGGCGGGCCAGGTCACGCAGACGGTGGGCACGACGACGGGCGTCGGCCAGCCGGTGTCGGGCCTGCTGCAGCAGGTCGGCGGCGCGATCAGCTCGGCCGGCACTCAGATCGCGGGCACGTCGTCGCAGCCGGTGGTCGGCGACGTCGGCCAGCTCGTGTCGACGCTCGGCAACACCGTGACGAACGCGGGCGGCCTCGTCAATCCGGCCGCACCGAACGGCGCGGCGCCGATCCCCGGTCTCATCACGAGCCTCGTCGGCGGCTCGACGGCGACGGTCGCGAGCGGCTCGGGTTCGAGCTCGGGCTCGACGCTCGGCAGCCCGCTGAACGGCCTGCTGTCGAGCCTCGGCGGCGGCGCGCTGCCGACCGGCGCGCTCGGCGGCGGCACGACGTCGGGCGGCGCGAGCAACCCGCTTGCGCCGATCACGAGCCTCGCGAGCGGCGGCACGGGTGCTAGTACAAACCCGCTCGCGCCCGTTACCAGTTTGCTGAATACTGTCACGGGCACGTTGTCCGGCGCCACGTCGTCGTCGACGGCGAGCGGCTCGACGACGGGGCTCCTCGCTCCCGTGACGGGCGCGCTCGGCACGCTGGGCAGCTTTGGTAAGTGA
- a CDS encoding ShlB/FhaC/HecB family hemolysin secretion/activation protein, whose protein sequence is MLLLALVAAAGAAHAQSRSGGNPLEALPQINTPQRPSVTVQVAPQEVQVQALLARHLTPTSFQVEGVKSIPFEEISQRFTPLVGKDITIGQLIETANGVTKLYQERGYALSFAFIPAQTFEGGAVRVTVVEGYVANVKITGRPGAMEPKVRAIAAHIMDDRPLRRATFERYVNTFGLLPGVAVKANVPPPQNTDGATTLELNVDRKPFNVSAGLNTNNPGLQGLFTMTENGLTSLGEQMSISALFPKGPNNQTYVSFSGAVPIGSNGLVTRLDASHYRGNPSVDQTVLPNVQRTVINDKLGLSASYPLMLSNQRSLLGTVSGYASHSEDRYQNQITGAMIGTRSQVRVLQMQLDYTSVQPKQVQKLSFNVAKAFDILGASKSGITNIPGVVATNPASTTFVRTGATFVQTNEWPFKIGSTVQLTGQYSPDSLPTTEQISFGAQRFALGYQPGETSGDSGWGASLELNRAFAPGFTYLKSITPYVAYDMARVYLHSGTPVPHRLSSVALGVRLTDSRFYNLDVSIAKPVGDAPIESASRSPRVNASFSYQLY, encoded by the coding sequence ATGCTCTTGCTCGCGCTCGTCGCGGCCGCCGGTGCCGCGCATGCGCAGAGCCGCTCGGGCGGCAACCCGCTCGAAGCGCTGCCACAGATCAACACTCCTCAGCGGCCGAGCGTGACCGTGCAGGTCGCGCCGCAGGAAGTCCAGGTGCAGGCGCTGCTCGCGCGGCATCTGACGCCGACCTCGTTCCAGGTCGAAGGCGTCAAGTCGATTCCGTTCGAAGAGATCTCGCAGCGCTTCACGCCGCTCGTCGGCAAGGACATCACGATCGGCCAGTTGATCGAGACGGCGAACGGCGTGACGAAGCTGTATCAGGAGCGCGGCTACGCCCTCTCGTTCGCGTTCATCCCCGCGCAGACGTTCGAAGGCGGCGCCGTGCGCGTGACGGTGGTCGAAGGCTACGTCGCGAACGTGAAGATCACCGGCCGGCCCGGCGCGATGGAACCGAAGGTGCGCGCGATCGCCGCGCACATCATGGATGATCGGCCGCTGCGCCGCGCGACGTTCGAGCGCTACGTGAACACGTTCGGCCTGCTGCCCGGCGTGGCCGTCAAGGCGAACGTGCCGCCGCCGCAGAACACCGACGGCGCGACGACGCTCGAGCTGAACGTCGATCGCAAGCCGTTCAACGTGAGCGCGGGGCTCAATACGAACAACCCTGGTCTGCAGGGGCTCTTCACGATGACCGAGAACGGCCTCACGTCGCTCGGCGAGCAGATGAGCATCTCCGCGCTGTTCCCGAAGGGGCCGAACAACCAGACGTACGTGTCGTTTAGCGGCGCCGTGCCGATCGGCAGCAACGGCCTCGTCACGCGCCTCGACGCGAGCCACTACCGCGGCAATCCGTCCGTCGACCAGACCGTGCTGCCGAACGTCCAGCGCACCGTGATCAACGACAAGCTCGGCCTGTCCGCATCGTATCCGCTGATGCTGAGCAATCAGCGCAGTCTGCTCGGCACGGTGTCGGGCTATGCGTCGCACAGCGAGGATCGCTACCAGAACCAGATCACCGGCGCGATGATCGGCACGCGCTCGCAGGTGCGCGTGCTGCAAATGCAGCTCGACTACACGAGCGTGCAGCCGAAACAAGTGCAGAAGCTGAGCTTCAATGTCGCGAAGGCGTTCGACATTCTCGGCGCGTCGAAATCGGGCATCACGAACATCCCGGGCGTCGTCGCGACGAATCCCGCGTCGACGACGTTCGTGCGCACCGGCGCGACCTTCGTGCAGACGAACGAGTGGCCGTTCAAGATCGGCTCGACCGTGCAGCTCACCGGCCAGTACAGCCCGGATTCGCTGCCGACCACCGAGCAGATCTCGTTCGGCGCGCAGCGCTTCGCGCTCGGCTATCAACCGGGCGAGACGTCGGGCGATTCGGGATGGGGCGCGTCGCTCGAGCTCAATCGCGCATTCGCGCCGGGCTTCACGTACCTGAAGAGCATCACGCCATACGTCGCGTACGACATGGCGCGCGTGTATCTGCATTCGGGCACGCCGGTGCCGCACCGCCTGTCGTCGGTCGCGCTCGGCGTGCGATTGACCGACAGCCGCTTCTACAATCTTGACGTGTCGATCGCGAAACCCGTCGGCGATGCGCCGATCGAAAGCGCGTCGCGCAGCCCGCGCGTGAACGCATCGTTCTCGTATCAGCTCTACTGA
- a CDS encoding DUF2147 domain-containing protein, which produces MFQMTRSLRSFTVAGALLACAASALAQANSPIGTWQTIDDHTGKPKALVQISEDASGELSGKVVKGLGENDTPDRRCTACSDERKDQLIKGMTIIKAMKKEGEGWDGGNILDPENGKVYKCKMTLEEGGQKLVVRGYIGVSLLGRSQTWMRAQ; this is translated from the coding sequence ATGTTTCAAATGACTCGTTCACTGCGCTCGTTCACCGTGGCAGGCGCGCTGCTCGCATGCGCCGCGAGCGCACTCGCTCAAGCGAACAGCCCCATCGGCACGTGGCAGACGATCGACGACCACACGGGCAAGCCGAAGGCGCTCGTGCAGATCAGCGAAGACGCGAGCGGCGAGCTGTCGGGCAAGGTCGTCAAGGGCCTCGGCGAGAACGACACGCCGGATCGCCGCTGCACCGCGTGCTCCGACGAGCGCAAGGATCAGCTGATCAAGGGCATGACGATCATCAAGGCGATGAAGAAGGAAGGCGAAGGCTGGGACGGCGGCAACATCCTCGACCCGGAAAACGGCAAGGTCTACAAGTGCAAGATGACGCTCGAGGAAGGCGGCCAGAAGCTCGTCGTGCGCGGCTACATCGGCGTGTCGCTGCTCGGCCGCTCGCAGACCTGGATGCGCGCGCAGTAA
- a CDS encoding transposase translates to MTPYRDITDEEWQRVAPLLPELRPRKEMRGRPLADTRAVLNGVLWVIYSGANWSAMPRRFPAYQTCHRRFKAWHESGALKRVLVELFGAESEDLCELMTMRMRTHARSKAAHARSVAASTTSTAPRLDCTLEHVV, encoded by the coding sequence ATGACGCCGTATCGCGATATAACCGATGAGGAGTGGCAGCGCGTCGCTCCCTTGCTGCCCGAGCTGCGCCCGCGCAAGGAGATGCGCGGCAGACCGCTCGCGGATACGCGCGCGGTGCTCAACGGCGTGCTGTGGGTGATCTACAGCGGCGCGAACTGGTCGGCGATGCCGCGCCGTTTTCCCGCGTATCAGACGTGTCATCGCCGCTTCAAGGCGTGGCACGAATCGGGTGCGTTGAAGCGCGTGCTCGTCGAATTGTTCGGCGCGGAGAGCGAGGATCTGTGCGAGCTGATGACGATGCGCATGCGCACGCATGCGCGCTCGAAAGCGGCTCACGCGCGCAGCGTCGCAGCGTCGACGACATCGACCGCGCCGCGTCTCGATTGCACGCTCGAGCACGTTGTCTGA
- the zapE gene encoding cell division protein ZapE, with amino-acid sequence MNVTEYYEHELKTRGYQSDAAQRAAVERLQRCYAEWVAYKARRSNAFKKLVIRPDLPRGVYMWGGVGRGKSFLMDSFYAIVPVQRKTRLHFHEFMREVHRELEELKGQADPLDELARRIAKRYRLICFDEFHVSDIADAMILYRLLDRLFSNGVQFVMTSNYDPDDLYPDGLHRDRMLPAIALLKDRLDVLNVDGGVDYRQRTLTQVRMYHTPLGADADRALRHAFGQLAAVPDESPILHIEKREIKALRRADGVVWFDFATLCGGPRSQNDYLELASRFHAIVLSEVPQMSPRMASEARRFTWLIDVLYDHKVKLLMSAAVAAEDLYIEGPMANEFSRTVSRIVEMQSKEYLEAPRRLIDTSLT; translated from the coding sequence ATGAACGTCACCGAATACTACGAGCACGAGCTGAAGACGCGCGGCTATCAGTCCGATGCCGCGCAGCGCGCCGCGGTCGAACGCCTGCAGCGCTGCTACGCCGAATGGGTCGCCTACAAGGCGCGTCGCTCGAATGCGTTCAAGAAACTCGTCATACGCCCGGATTTGCCGCGCGGCGTCTACATGTGGGGCGGCGTCGGGCGCGGCAAGAGCTTCCTGATGGACAGCTTCTATGCGATCGTGCCGGTGCAGCGCAAGACGCGGCTGCATTTCCACGAGTTCATGCGCGAGGTGCATCGCGAGCTCGAAGAGCTGAAAGGGCAGGCCGATCCGCTCGACGAGCTCGCGCGCCGGATCGCGAAGCGCTACCGGCTCATCTGCTTCGACGAATTTCACGTGTCCGACATCGCCGACGCGATGATCCTGTACCGGCTGCTCGACCGGCTGTTTTCGAACGGCGTGCAGTTCGTGATGACGTCCAATTACGACCCGGACGATCTGTACCCCGACGGCCTGCATCGCGACCGGATGCTGCCCGCGATCGCGCTTCTGAAGGACAGGCTCGACGTGCTGAACGTCGACGGGGGCGTCGACTATCGGCAGCGCACGCTCACGCAGGTGCGGATGTATCACACGCCGCTCGGCGCGGACGCCGATCGCGCGCTGCGCCATGCGTTCGGCCAGCTCGCCGCGGTGCCGGACGAGAGCCCGATCCTGCACATCGAGAAGCGCGAGATCAAGGCGCTGCGCCGCGCGGACGGCGTCGTCTGGTTCGATTTCGCGACGCTCTGCGGCGGCCCGCGCTCGCAAAACGATTATCTCGAGCTCGCGAGCCGCTTTCACGCGATCGTGCTGTCGGAAGTGCCGCAGATGTCGCCGCGGATGGCGTCCGAAGCGCGCCGCTTCACGTGGCTCATCGACGTGCTGTACGACCACAAGGTGAAGCTGCTGATGTCGGCCGCGGTGGCCGCGGAAGATCTGTACATCGAAGGACCGATGGCGAACGAATTCAGCCGCACGGTCTCGCGGATCGTCGAGATGCAGTCGAAGGAGTATCTCGAGGCGCCGCGCCGCCTGATCGATACGTCGCTCACCTGA
- the lpdA gene encoding dihydrolipoyl dehydrogenase: MSKEFDVVVIGAGPGGYIAAIRAAQLGKTVACIEKWKNPAGTLKLGGTCLNVGCIPSKALLASSEEFENAQHHLADHGISVDGVKIDVAKMLVRKDAIVEKMTGGIEFLFKKNKITWLKGHGKFTGKTDAGVQIEVSGEGETEVVTAKNVIIATGSKARHLPNVPVDNTIVADNEGALTFDTVPKKLAVIGAGVIGLELGSVWRRLGAEVTVLEALPAFLGAADEALAKEAAKLFKKQGLDINLGVTIGEVKTSANGVSIAYTDKDGNAQTLDADRLIVSVGRVPNTDDLGLESIGLKANERGFIDVDDHCRTAVPNVYAIGDVVRGPMLAHKAEDEGVLVAEVIDGQKPHIDYNCIPWVIYTHPEIAWVGKTEQQLKAEGREIKSGKFPFSINGRALGMNAPDGFVKMIADAKTDELLGVHVIAANASDLIAEAVVAMEFKAASEDIARICHPHPSMSEVMREAALAVDKRSLNS; the protein is encoded by the coding sequence ATGTCGAAGGAATTTGACGTCGTCGTGATCGGCGCGGGCCCGGGCGGCTACATCGCCGCGATCCGCGCCGCGCAACTGGGCAAGACCGTTGCCTGTATCGAGAAATGGAAGAACCCGGCCGGCACGCTGAAGCTGGGCGGCACGTGCCTGAACGTCGGCTGCATCCCGTCGAAGGCGCTCCTCGCTTCGTCGGAGGAGTTCGAGAACGCGCAGCACCACCTCGCCGACCACGGCATCAGCGTCGACGGCGTGAAGATCGACGTCGCGAAGATGCTCGTGCGCAAGGACGCGATCGTCGAGAAGATGACGGGCGGGATCGAGTTCCTGTTCAAGAAGAACAAGATCACGTGGCTCAAGGGCCACGGCAAGTTCACCGGCAAGACCGATGCCGGCGTGCAGATCGAAGTGAGCGGCGAGGGCGAAACCGAAGTCGTCACCGCGAAGAACGTGATCATCGCGACGGGCTCGAAGGCGCGTCACCTGCCGAACGTGCCCGTCGACAACACGATCGTCGCGGACAACGAAGGCGCGCTGACGTTCGACACGGTGCCGAAGAAGCTCGCCGTGATCGGCGCGGGCGTGATCGGCCTCGAGCTCGGCTCGGTGTGGCGCCGCCTCGGCGCCGAAGTGACGGTGCTCGAGGCGCTGCCGGCGTTCCTCGGCGCGGCCGACGAAGCGCTCGCGAAGGAAGCGGCGAAGCTGTTCAAGAAGCAGGGCCTCGACATCAACCTCGGCGTGACGATCGGCGAAGTGAAGACGAGCGCGAACGGCGTGTCGATCGCGTACACGGACAAGGACGGCAACGCGCAGACGCTCGACGCCGACCGCCTGATCGTGTCGGTGGGCCGCGTGCCGAACACCGACGACCTCGGCCTCGAGTCGATCGGCCTGAAGGCGAACGAGCGCGGCTTCATCGACGTCGACGACCACTGCCGCACCGCGGTGCCGAACGTCTACGCGATCGGCGACGTCGTGCGCGGCCCGATGCTCGCGCACAAGGCGGAAGACGAAGGCGTGCTCGTCGCGGAAGTGATCGACGGCCAGAAGCCGCACATCGACTACAACTGCATTCCGTGGGTGATCTACACGCACCCGGAAATCGCGTGGGTCGGCAAGACGGAGCAGCAACTGAAGGCCGAAGGCCGCGAGATCAAGTCGGGCAAGTTCCCGTTCTCGATCAACGGCCGCGCGCTCGGCATGAACGCGCCGGACGGCTTCGTGAAGATGATCGCGGATGCGAAGACCGACGAGCTGCTCGGCGTGCACGTGATCGCCGCGAACGCGTCGGACCTGATCGCGGAAGCCGTGGTGGCGATGGAGTTCAAGGCGGCGTCGGAAGACATCGCCCGCATTTGCCACCCGCATCCGTCGATGTCCGAAGTGATGCGCGAAGCGGCGCTCGCCGTCGACAAGCGCTCGCTCAACAGCTAA
- the odhB gene encoding 2-oxoglutarate dehydrogenase complex dihydrolipoyllysine-residue succinyltransferase, translating into MAIVEVKVPQLSESVSEATMLQWKKKPGEAVAQDEILIELETDKVVLEVPAPAAGVLAQVLQNDGDTVVADQVIATIDTEAKAGAAEAAAGAAEVKPAAAPAAAAPAPAAQPAAATASSSAAASPAASKLLAEKGLSAGDVAGSGRDGRITKGDALAAGAPKAAPAAAPAKTAAAKPSLPEVKVPASATTWLNDRPEQRVPMSRLRARIAERLLESQQTNAILTTFNEVNMQPVMDLRAKYKDKFEKEHGVKLGFMSFFVKAAVHALKKFPLVNASIDGNDIVYHGYFDIGIAVGSPRGLVVPILRNADQLSLADIEKKIAEFGQKAKDGKLSIEEMTGGTFSISNGGVFGSMLSTPIINPPQSAILGVHATKERPVVENGQIVIRPINYLALSYDHRIIDGREAVLSLVAMKDALEDPARLLLDL; encoded by the coding sequence ATGGCTATCGTAGAAGTCAAAGTCCCCCAGCTCTCCGAATCGGTTTCGGAAGCGACCATGCTGCAGTGGAAGAAGAAGCCCGGCGAGGCCGTCGCGCAAGACGAAATCCTGATCGAGCTCGAAACCGACAAGGTCGTCCTCGAAGTGCCGGCGCCCGCCGCGGGCGTGCTCGCGCAAGTGCTGCAGAACGACGGCGACACGGTTGTCGCCGACCAGGTGATCGCGACGATCGACACCGAAGCGAAGGCAGGTGCCGCCGAAGCGGCGGCAGGTGCAGCCGAAGTCAAGCCGGCGGCGGCGCCCGCCGCAGCCGCACCGGCGCCGGCCGCGCAGCCGGCCGCCGCGACGGCGTCGAGCTCGGCGGCGGCATCGCCGGCCGCGTCGAAGCTGCTGGCCGAGAAGGGCCTGTCGGCCGGCGACGTCGCAGGTTCGGGCCGCGACGGCCGCATCACGAAGGGCGACGCGCTGGCCGCAGGCGCGCCGAAGGCCGCACCGGCTGCCGCACCGGCGAAGACCGCCGCCGCGAAGCCGTCGCTGCCGGAAGTGAAGGTGCCGGCGTCGGCGACGACGTGGCTCAACGACCGTCCGGAGCAGCGCGTGCCGATGTCGCGCCTGCGCGCACGCATCGCCGAGCGTCTGCTCGAGTCGCAGCAGACCAACGCGATCCTGACGACGTTCAACGAAGTGAACATGCAGCCCGTCATGGATCTGCGCGCGAAGTACAAGGACAAGTTCGAGAAGGAGCACGGCGTGAAGCTCGGCTTCATGTCGTTCTTCGTGAAGGCCGCCGTGCACGCGCTGAAGAAGTTCCCGCTCGTGAACGCGTCGATCGACGGCAACGACATCGTCTATCACGGCTACTTCGACATCGGCATCGCCGTCGGCTCGCCGCGCGGCCTCGTGGTGCCGATCCTGCGCAACGCGGATCAACTGAGCCTCGCCGACATCGAGAAGAAGATCGCCGAATTCGGCCAGAAGGCGAAGGACGGCAAGCTGTCGATCGAGGAAATGACGGGCGGTACGTTCTCGATCTCGAACGGCGGCGTGTTCGGCTCGATGCTGTCGACCCCGATCATCAACCCGCCGCAGTCGGCCATCCTCGGCGTGCACGCGACGAAGGAGCGCCCTGTCGTCGAAAACGGCCAGATCGTGATCCGTCCGATCAACTACCTGGCGCTGTCGTACGACCACCGGATCATCGACGGCCGCGAAGCGGTGCTGTCGCTCGTCGCGATGAAGGACGCGCTCGAAGATCCGGCGCGCTTGCTGCTCGACCTGTAA